A window of Chitinivibrio alkaliphilus ACht1 contains these coding sequences:
- a CDS encoding metallophosphoesterase family protein, protein MKTAFISDIHANIDALQCVFDDITQRNISSIICLGDVIGYGPRPNECVAAIRSQCEVTLMGNHDSAVFAPTANLNFNANALHAIVWTSTVISQDSLEFLNSLPLTYTKANYTAVHATPYDPYQWFYISSVEDALFNFNFFKTKFCFNGHTHVPGIIELNGDSHNIRIYKDQEFFYNQKEDFRYIVNVGSVGQPRDGDSRACYVILDTDIGSLEYVRLSYDLDAYKKKMHDAEMPEFLIQRIEQGR, encoded by the coding sequence ATGAAAACTGCTTTTATATCAGACATCCACGCAAACATTGATGCCCTACAGTGTGTGTTTGATGACATTACACAGAGAAACATCTCTTCAATCATCTGTTTAGGTGATGTCATAGGCTATGGCCCACGCCCCAATGAATGTGTTGCTGCCATACGATCCCAATGCGAAGTCACTCTTATGGGCAACCACGACTCTGCAGTCTTTGCGCCCACGGCAAACCTCAACTTCAACGCCAATGCACTCCATGCAATCGTCTGGACCAGTACTGTTATCAGTCAAGACTCCCTTGAATTTCTAAACAGCCTGCCCCTTACATATACAAAAGCAAACTACACCGCAGTCCATGCAACCCCCTACGACCCCTACCAGTGGTTTTATATTTCCTCCGTGGAAGACGCCCTTTTTAATTTCAATTTTTTTAAAACAAAATTCTGTTTTAACGGCCACACCCATGTCCCTGGAATTATTGAACTCAATGGAGACTCTCACAATATCCGCATTTACAAGGATCAAGAATTTTTTTATAACCAAAAAGAAGATTTTCGCTACATTGTCAATGTCGGAAGCGTGGGACAGCCCCGCGATGGAGACAGTAGAGCATGTTATGTGATCCTTGATACAGATATTGGATCACTCGAATATGTACGTCTCTCCTACGATCTTGATGCCTATAAGAAAAAAATGCATGACGCTGAGATGCCAGAATTCTTAATACAGCGAATCGAACAGGGACGATAA
- a CDS encoding FHA domain-containing protein, translated as MLNIIIKHKATPIKTYQTAKDGATLGRLKTNDIIIQDLAVSRTHLKFEFPEDGSAPLVHDLGSLNGTYMNGKKIETLRVENVFALTVGDFTIELIPPHSSSPAPETPEPAHLDGTPAHDEEAPVVTISEEPPPAEEEESLIFSSSDKNSKQEKNSKDISQYTTENRGILIEVERQIVYKINKTPMTLGNTDDDDIYVEGGVLSAGKIATLRVSSEGEHILRASNKFTGKFKINDKKVSEAILHHGDKIKIGNSKFSFMLKTG; from the coding sequence ATGCTAAATATTATTATTAAACACAAAGCAACCCCCATAAAAACATACCAGACAGCAAAAGATGGTGCAACCCTTGGACGACTCAAAACAAACGATATTATCATACAAGACCTCGCTGTATCACGAACACACCTTAAGTTTGAATTTCCAGAAGATGGCTCAGCACCCTTGGTTCATGACCTCGGCTCCTTAAACGGTACGTACATGAACGGAAAAAAAATTGAGACGCTTCGTGTAGAGAACGTATTCGCTCTCACCGTGGGAGATTTCACCATTGAACTCATTCCCCCGCACAGTAGCTCCCCGGCTCCAGAAACACCGGAGCCTGCCCACCTTGATGGCACCCCTGCACATGATGAGGAAGCCCCTGTGGTAACCATATCAGAAGAGCCTCCCCCTGCTGAAGAGGAGGAATCACTTATTTTTTCATCTTCGGACAAGAATTCCAAGCAAGAAAAGAATAGTAAGGATATCTCTCAGTACACCACAGAAAATCGGGGAATACTTATTGAGGTAGAACGACAGATCGTTTACAAAATAAACAAAACCCCCATGACTCTTGGCAATACGGATGACGATGATATCTACGTAGAGGGTGGGGTTTTATCGGCAGGAAAGATTGCCACCCTTCGTGTATCATCAGAGGGAGAACATATCCTTCGTGCCTCAAACAAGTTTACAGGAAAATTCAAAATAAATGACAAAAAAGTATCAGAAGCAATTCTTCATCACGGCGATAAAATAAAAATAGGAAACAGTAAGTTCAGCTTTATGCTCAAAACCGGATAA
- a CDS encoding tetratricopeptide repeat protein translates to MIFLRRVLLFLPILIIIFFILKALDVEFLDFDRGEPFVTIGRSTYTEQDLESVARVKRLFPIKKESLRFPGERDTVTSLIETVLFYDEARQYRNSLKGTARWDLFQTFWKGRTFFLDILVRNNGFSDEEIEAHFEENRDYFLALDERLGADTLAALRPAVADSLFLKHHKPTQEFIDRIEGDKSDSEIRDIWLESFRVNRNGFFLNLFYEKEFGRSVPSDLSSIVGPNEIVTEREIDELLTWLPQYSFDEEEQYNYAQFILAWKLFGNEAERRGYTRSREYRRSFEWFKKYSVVHHYMNEVLDERVEPFGSLLDEHFIFAYWDRHGQPLNEYDTVVYEQLRSQYREKMNDISISRHINEKRENTRIDFMNSSDGDEWNLDAAQMFTRADSLLSQGNASKARELFTTLRDTYLYTDHGLMALTKLAEIEKKEGRFRRAIDAFRDYIIFSGDEGDFCSEYFMIAMIYGDHLHRYEQAAANYGWILENSERCNMAGDAEFMYLHLGEPIPGIQELKERALRQGQDVR, encoded by the coding sequence ATGATATTCCTAAGAAGGGTTTTACTGTTCTTACCGATTCTGATTATTATCTTTTTTATTCTGAAGGCCCTCGATGTAGAATTTCTTGATTTTGACCGTGGAGAGCCCTTTGTGACAATTGGGCGAAGTACCTACACAGAGCAAGATTTGGAAAGCGTGGCTCGTGTAAAGCGGTTGTTCCCCATAAAAAAAGAGTCCCTGCGCTTTCCCGGAGAACGGGATACGGTTACCTCTCTCATAGAAACGGTCTTGTTCTATGATGAGGCGCGGCAGTATCGTAACAGCTTAAAGGGTACGGCCCGATGGGATCTGTTTCAGACCTTTTGGAAAGGGCGAACTTTTTTCCTTGATATTCTGGTTCGAAATAATGGTTTTAGTGATGAAGAAATAGAGGCGCATTTTGAGGAGAATCGGGACTACTTTCTTGCCTTGGACGAGCGCTTGGGGGCTGATACCTTAGCAGCACTTCGTCCTGCCGTGGCAGACTCACTCTTTCTGAAACACCACAAACCAACCCAGGAGTTTATCGATCGGATAGAGGGCGATAAATCTGATTCTGAAATTCGTGATATCTGGTTAGAAAGTTTTCGGGTTAACCGGAACGGATTCTTCTTGAATCTTTTTTATGAAAAAGAGTTCGGTAGATCGGTTCCTTCTGATCTTAGCTCTATTGTTGGACCAAATGAAATTGTTACAGAACGTGAGATTGATGAGTTACTCACGTGGTTGCCGCAATATAGTTTTGACGAAGAAGAGCAGTATAATTATGCGCAGTTTATTCTCGCGTGGAAGCTCTTTGGCAACGAGGCTGAGCGACGTGGGTATACACGGAGTAGGGAGTATCGTCGATCCTTTGAATGGTTTAAAAAATATAGTGTCGTTCATCACTATATGAATGAAGTTCTCGATGAACGAGTGGAGCCCTTTGGGTCACTTTTAGATGAGCATTTTATCTTTGCCTATTGGGACCGTCATGGGCAACCCTTGAATGAGTACGATACTGTGGTATACGAGCAGTTACGTTCGCAATACCGCGAGAAAATGAATGACATATCTATCTCCCGTCATATTAACGAAAAGCGTGAAAACACGCGTATCGACTTTATGAATTCTTCAGATGGAGATGAGTGGAATCTTGATGCGGCTCAAATGTTTACCCGCGCTGACTCGCTTCTATCCCAGGGGAATGCCTCGAAGGCACGAGAGCTTTTTACAACCCTGCGTGATACCTATCTCTATACAGATCATGGGTTGATGGCCCTTACTAAACTTGCAGAAATAGAGAAAAAAGAGGGGCGTTTTCGAAGAGCCATAGATGCCTTCCGTGATTATATAATCTTTTCCGGTGATGAGGGTGATTTCTGTAGTGAATATTTTATGATCGCCATGATCTACGGTGATCATTTACATCGCTATGAACAAGCGGCTGCGAATTATGGATGGATTCTGGAAAACTCTGAGCGTTGTAATATGGCCGGAGATGCGGAATTTATGTATCTTCACCTTGGAGAGCCAATTCCGGGCATCCAGGAGTTGAAAGAGCGTGCCTTGCGTCAAGGACAGGATGTTCGATAA
- a CDS encoding ATP-binding protein, producing the protein MLAKGSNEITASFPSTMEYVPIVREFVADSLRQYGFTDKFSYRMEIMVDELVVNAVQYGSLSQKSRVDLAVAVLTDHVSLVVKDEGGTPESISEMQESLLHSATGCETRSSRLGLEIVKMLAESVEVSSEGETVTKVRVQRKGGNCESPAV; encoded by the coding sequence ATGCTTGCAAAGGGTTCAAATGAAATAACCGCATCCTTTCCTTCAACTATGGAATATGTACCCATTGTCCGAGAATTTGTTGCTGATTCATTACGACAGTATGGATTTACGGATAAGTTTTCCTACCGAATGGAAATAATGGTTGATGAACTTGTGGTCAATGCGGTGCAGTATGGAAGTCTATCGCAGAAGTCACGGGTGGATTTGGCTGTTGCTGTGCTCACTGATCATGTTTCGCTGGTTGTGAAAGATGAGGGGGGTACCCCCGAGAGCATTAGTGAAATGCAGGAGAGCCTGCTTCATTCTGCCACGGGGTGTGAGACAAGATCTTCCCGCCTTGGTCTTGAGATTGTAAAAATGCTCGCTGAGTCTGTAGAAGTATCTTCTGAGGGTGAGACCGTTACGAAAGTTCGTGTGCAAAGGAAAGGGGGGAACTGTGAGTCTCCTGCGGTATGA
- a CDS encoding YgiQ family radical SAM protein translates to MKNTTSFLPTTASEHPQGAGTPFDFVIISGDAYVDHPSFGAALIGRVVQSCGYSVGIIPQPDWHDPQSFRVLGRPRVAFLISAGNMDSMVSNYTSAGKPRRRDSFSPGGRGGRRPDRATLVYTTMAKQAYKGVATIIGGVEASLRRMGHYDYWSNRVRHSILQDAKADMLLYGMAEPALLELLRRLRHGEELRSIEDLRGSVINRAVVPAHARSYISLPSFSSIRQDRHAYGRSFLVQAEENDPFRGRGLIEKDGARFIIQNPPAHPLTTKELDDFAELPYTRRWHPMYTHAGGVPALKEVQFSLLKSRGCFGACSFCAITFHQGRYIRSRSEESLVREACHLRDDPDFKGIIHDVGGPTANFTHPSCDGQEERGLCKKRHCLYPTPCKKLRVDHRSYLSLLRRLRALPGIKRVFIRSGIRYDYLCADPDKNFFSDLVKYHVSGRLKVAPEHCDPEVLACMGKPSISVFETFHRQYRQYTAAAGKKQYLVPYFISSHPGATLHHAIALAEYMRDAHLRVDQVQDFLPTPATLSTTMYYTGIDPRTGKSVYVPRNAREKRLQRALLQYYKKENAPLVREALRKAGRHDLIGRGKRCLVGRG, encoded by the coding sequence ATGAAAAATACTACATCATTTTTACCTACTACTGCTTCCGAACACCCTCAAGGTGCGGGTACTCCCTTTGATTTTGTTATTATTAGTGGAGATGCCTATGTTGATCACCCTTCGTTCGGCGCAGCTCTTATTGGGCGTGTGGTCCAGTCGTGTGGATATTCCGTTGGTATTATCCCACAGCCCGATTGGCATGACCCACAGTCGTTTCGTGTGTTGGGAAGACCACGGGTCGCCTTTCTCATAAGCGCCGGAAATATGGATTCCATGGTAAGTAATTATACCTCTGCGGGAAAACCGCGTCGTAGGGATAGTTTTTCTCCCGGGGGACGTGGAGGAAGGCGTCCGGATAGAGCCACCTTGGTCTATACTACCATGGCAAAACAGGCATACAAAGGGGTTGCTACAATTATCGGTGGGGTAGAAGCATCTCTTCGTCGTATGGGGCATTATGACTATTGGTCTAATCGGGTGCGTCACTCTATCTTACAGGATGCCAAGGCGGATATGTTGCTCTATGGTATGGCTGAGCCTGCTCTTTTAGAGCTCCTACGTCGCCTTCGTCATGGAGAAGAGTTACGCAGTATTGAGGATTTACGTGGTTCTGTGATAAACCGAGCTGTGGTTCCTGCCCATGCACGGTCCTATATCTCTCTTCCATCATTTTCTTCTATTCGACAGGATCGACACGCTTATGGACGTTCTTTTCTCGTTCAAGCTGAAGAGAATGACCCCTTTCGTGGGCGAGGGCTTATTGAAAAGGACGGTGCGCGGTTTATTATTCAAAACCCTCCTGCCCATCCGCTTACTACGAAAGAGCTTGATGATTTCGCCGAACTTCCGTACACCCGCCGATGGCATCCCATGTATACGCACGCGGGCGGAGTGCCTGCCTTGAAGGAAGTACAGTTTTCTCTCTTAAAAAGTCGTGGCTGCTTTGGGGCATGCAGTTTCTGTGCAATTACCTTTCACCAAGGGCGCTATATCCGCTCACGTTCTGAGGAGTCCCTAGTGCGTGAGGCGTGCCATCTTCGTGACGATCCAGATTTTAAAGGGATTATTCACGATGTGGGTGGTCCAACGGCGAACTTTACGCATCCCTCCTGTGATGGTCAGGAAGAGCGAGGGCTGTGCAAAAAACGACATTGCCTGTACCCCACGCCATGTAAAAAATTGCGTGTTGACCACCGCTCATACCTCTCTCTTCTTCGAAGATTACGCGCACTACCAGGCATAAAACGAGTCTTTATTAGATCGGGTATTCGGTACGATTATCTCTGTGCAGATCCTGACAAAAACTTCTTCTCAGACCTCGTAAAATACCATGTGAGCGGTCGTTTAAAAGTTGCTCCAGAACATTGTGATCCCGAAGTTCTTGCCTGCATGGGCAAACCATCCATCTCTGTTTTTGAAACCTTTCATCGGCAGTATCGTCAGTATACTGCTGCGGCGGGAAAAAAACAGTATCTTGTGCCGTATTTTATCTCCTCTCATCCGGGGGCGACCCTGCATCATGCCATTGCCCTTGCCGAATATATGCGGGATGCCCATCTTCGGGTTGATCAAGTGCAAGATTTTTTACCAACGCCGGCAACCCTTTCAACAACCATGTATTACACCGGGATAGATCCACGTACGGGAAAGTCGGTGTATGTTCCTCGGAACGCACGGGAAAAACGACTTCAACGGGCATTGTTACAGTATTATAAAAAAGAAAATGCACCGCTCGTTCGCGAGGCTCTCAGAAAAGCAGGTCGTCATGATCTCATTGGACGGGGTAAGCGGTGTCTTGTTGGGCGGGGGTAA
- a CDS encoding STAS domain-containing protein, producing MQSKIELVYEDIDGVDSSKLILLQGDLDATNVETVVENVFGLIDEGFVNIIADFKELRYVNSTGLGILLHFSKTAKERGGSFKVCSVNENVYEIIDIIGATTLLDIYNTREEAINSYKE from the coding sequence ATGCAAAGCAAAATCGAATTGGTTTATGAGGATATTGATGGAGTTGATTCCAGTAAGCTTATTTTATTACAAGGCGATTTAGATGCAACCAATGTGGAGACAGTGGTAGAAAATGTTTTTGGCCTCATCGATGAAGGCTTTGTAAACATTATTGCTGATTTCAAGGAGCTGCGATACGTAAATAGTACAGGCTTAGGAATTCTCCTGCATTTTAGCAAAACAGCAAAGGAACGGGGTGGATCATTTAAGGTTTGTTCTGTGAATGAAAACGTGTACGAGATTATCGATATTATAGGTGCAACGACGCTGCTTGATATTTACAACACCCGCGAAGAAGCAATTAATTCTTATAAGGAGTAA
- a CDS encoding ATP-binding protein has product MSLLRYELSDEYDDISFLHLPGDFNAASMEELTGVMQSLFAAGRPFVVVDLAEAESLRGAVIGELMEWRRKFIAEIDGEFCFCGASQSVEREIRELDVDKLFRLFPDRRSAVNYFFWEFKGQVDTVILSIPGSLDLVPATRKFIRKVCEAKAYSGRESFQIETIVDELCNNAIEHGASGGGKSIELAVAVGRKKVDINISNGVDVGERNYSDIVSNMERYVESPNTDVCESRGRGLALVKMLSSEFDIDGSENGTCVHVTKIREER; this is encoded by the coding sequence GTGAGTCTCCTGCGGTATGAATTAAGTGATGAATATGATGATATTAGCTTTCTCCATCTTCCCGGAGATTTTAATGCCGCTTCTATGGAAGAGTTGACCGGTGTGATGCAGTCCCTTTTTGCAGCAGGTCGCCCCTTTGTTGTGGTTGATTTGGCTGAAGCAGAGAGTTTACGCGGGGCAGTTATTGGCGAGCTTATGGAGTGGCGTCGAAAGTTTATTGCGGAAATCGACGGGGAATTCTGTTTTTGTGGCGCCTCTCAGAGTGTGGAGCGTGAAATTCGTGAACTTGATGTGGATAAACTATTTCGATTGTTTCCCGACCGCCGTTCTGCTGTGAACTACTTCTTCTGGGAGTTTAAAGGCCAGGTTGATACGGTTATTTTATCTATCCCCGGCTCCCTTGACTTAGTGCCCGCCACACGGAAATTTATTCGTAAGGTTTGTGAGGCAAAGGCATATTCTGGTCGTGAATCATTTCAAATAGAAACTATTGTGGACGAACTTTGCAATAACGCGATTGAACACGGCGCAAGCGGAGGTGGTAAAAGTATTGAGCTTGCTGTTGCGGTTGGACGTAAAAAGGTTGATATCAATATTTCCAATGGCGTTGATGTGGGCGAACGAAACTATTCTGATATTGTGTCTAATATGGAGCGATATGTAGAATCTCCTAATACGGATGTTTGCGAGTCACGGGGCAGAGGGCTTGCTCTTGTAAAGATGTTATCCAGTGAGTTTGACATAGATGGGTCTGAAAACGGGACCTGTGTACATGTTACTAAAATAAGAGAGGAACGATAA
- a CDS encoding EscU/YscU/HrcU family type III secretion system export apparatus switch protein encodes MREQRKKAAAIQYTDEMEAPRLVARGDAEVAERIIARAQEAGVPVYKAPLVAEALGSLALQEEIPVELYQAVAEVLAYVYTVKKESGE; translated from the coding sequence ATGAGAGAGCAGAGAAAAAAGGCTGCAGCCATACAGTACACAGATGAGATGGAGGCTCCACGCCTTGTTGCACGTGGTGATGCTGAGGTGGCAGAACGTATTATTGCTCGTGCCCAAGAGGCTGGAGTTCCTGTGTATAAAGCCCCCCTTGTGGCAGAAGCTCTCGGATCTCTTGCCCTCCAAGAAGAGATTCCTGTTGAATTATATCAGGCTGTTGCTGAAGTATTGGCATATGTGTATACTGTTAAAAAGGAGAGTGGCGAATGA
- the mtnA gene encoding S-methyl-5-thioribose-1-phosphate isomerase: MQVCGTPYRTVWLDPEDQRCLRVINQSLLPHRFETLALYTPHDVARVISEMHIRGAGCIGVTAAYGMYLGACTAPQDSYHDYLHEVGALLTETRPTAVNLSWAVQRMLRVALSAHSLQMLQDRTRDEAQKIADEDVAHCRAIGEYGLPLIEEIYARTQKPVEILTHCNAGWLAFVDHGSATAPIYAAHRRGIPVHVWVDVTGPRNQGSRLTAWELLQEGVPHTIIADNTGGYLFQHNAIDMVITGADCVTRQGDAANKIGTYLKALAAREHSVPFYVALPSSTFDFSRTDGLTEIPIEKRGSHEVTYAYGENDEGVFSRVRIAPAESPAANWGFDVTPARFITELITERGRCVPTWENIRTLFPEASSAG, encoded by the coding sequence ATGCAGGTTTGTGGAACACCGTATCGAACCGTGTGGCTTGATCCGGAAGATCAGCGTTGTCTCAGGGTGATTAACCAAAGCCTACTTCCCCATCGTTTTGAAACACTCGCCTTGTATACTCCTCATGATGTTGCTCGTGTTATTTCAGAGATGCATATTCGCGGGGCCGGGTGTATTGGGGTAACGGCAGCCTACGGCATGTATCTTGGAGCATGTACCGCTCCTCAAGATTCGTATCACGATTATTTACATGAGGTTGGAGCATTGCTTACGGAAACGCGTCCGACAGCGGTAAATCTATCGTGGGCGGTACAGCGAATGTTGCGAGTCGCATTGTCGGCTCATTCCCTGCAGATGCTGCAGGATCGTACCCGTGATGAGGCCCAGAAGATTGCCGATGAAGATGTCGCTCACTGCCGTGCTATTGGAGAGTATGGCCTTCCCCTTATCGAAGAAATATATGCGCGTACTCAAAAGCCGGTGGAAATCTTGACTCACTGCAATGCCGGATGGCTTGCCTTTGTTGACCATGGCTCAGCCACAGCGCCCATCTATGCGGCACACCGCCGGGGAATTCCCGTGCATGTGTGGGTCGATGTGACGGGACCACGTAATCAAGGCAGCCGTTTAACTGCATGGGAGCTTCTTCAAGAAGGAGTACCCCATACGATTATTGCTGATAATACGGGGGGGTATCTATTTCAGCATAATGCTATTGATATGGTAATTACCGGAGCCGATTGTGTAACACGCCAAGGAGATGCTGCAAATAAGATCGGTACATATTTGAAAGCCCTGGCGGCTCGTGAACATTCTGTTCCCTTTTATGTCGCCCTTCCTTCATCTACCTTTGATTTTTCCCGCACCGATGGTCTTACGGAAATACCCATAGAAAAACGTGGATCCCATGAAGTAACCTATGCATATGGTGAGAATGATGAGGGTGTTTTTTCGCGAGTCCGTATTGCTCCTGCGGAGAGCCCCGCTGCCAATTGGGGCTTTGATGTTACCCCGGCCCGCTTTATTACCGAGCTTATAACAGAACGGGGACGTTGCGTTCCCACGTGGGAAAATATTCGTACCCTCTTTCCCGAGGCGTCCAGTGCGGGATGA
- the mtnP gene encoding S-methyl-5'-thioadenosine phosphorylase — translation MSKIGIIGGSGLDNPDILRNAQDVTVETPYGAPSSPLKCGEIGGVPVVLIGRHGREHTIPPSQVNYRANIAALQAEGCTHILATTAVGSLREEIRRGDLVIIDQCIDFTKQRAMTFFDTFSPHDPRHTPMADPFDSTLRKAMIDVCDTHSFSYHPRGTVVTIEGPRFSTRAESHMFRAWGADIINMSIATEAALAAEAEVPYAAVAMTTDYDCWKEDEEPVSWEAILAVFKANAERVTTLLQKVIAQIG, via the coding sequence ATGAGTAAAATCGGTATTATTGGTGGAAGTGGTTTGGACAATCCTGATATCTTACGTAATGCCCAAGATGTAACGGTTGAGACCCCCTATGGTGCTCCGAGTTCTCCCCTGAAGTGTGGAGAAATAGGAGGGGTGCCCGTTGTTCTCATTGGACGACATGGTCGTGAGCATACGATCCCTCCTTCCCAGGTGAACTATCGGGCAAATATTGCTGCCTTACAGGCGGAAGGATGTACCCACATTCTTGCCACTACGGCTGTGGGCTCACTCCGTGAAGAGATCCGTCGGGGTGATTTGGTTATTATTGATCAATGTATTGATTTTACAAAGCAGCGGGCCATGACCTTTTTTGATACCTTTTCCCCTCATGATCCACGTCATACCCCCATGGCAGACCCCTTTGATAGTACCTTGCGAAAAGCCATGATCGATGTTTGTGACACCCATTCCTTTTCCTATCATCCACGGGGAACCGTCGTTACCATTGAGGGGCCTCGCTTTTCTACCCGTGCGGAGTCTCATATGTTTCGTGCATGGGGGGCAGATATTATTAATATGTCCATTGCCACAGAAGCAGCTTTGGCCGCAGAAGCTGAGGTTCCCTACGCAGCAGTTGCCATGACAACCGATTATGATTGTTGGAAAGAAGATGAAGAGCCGGTGAGTTGGGAGGCAATTCTTGCAGTATTTAAAGCAAATGCAGAACGAGTGACGACCCTTTTACAGAAAGTGATTGCCCAGATTGGATAG
- a CDS encoding methyltransferase domain-containing protein, which translates to MDRNTPYVEQAYRLCEKEQKETCGHDSAQRYLANHASRFHRIQNVCRELFPHRDTPLLDIGRSGLTAELAQYYENMTTLGFPLTHDRGGHREIESLTLPHIEYDLRKCEDPETWPVEKRDSFAGIVCSEVLEHLPIAPEYFLLFLATLLKPGGLLLLTTPNRADIRSRIRLLMGRNPEGVIRLYSDNPGHFREYTRKELIHMGNRALLHPRRVVSCNFTPLRGDIFAPVRIFPPFKDSLIALYEKKDVRR; encoded by the coding sequence TTGGATAGAAATACCCCCTATGTGGAACAGGCCTATCGTCTTTGTGAGAAAGAGCAAAAGGAAACATGCGGCCACGATTCTGCACAGCGGTACCTTGCAAATCACGCATCCCGGTTTCATCGTATTCAAAATGTATGCCGAGAACTTTTTCCGCATAGAGATACGCCCCTTCTTGATATTGGACGGAGTGGTCTTACTGCTGAACTGGCACAATATTATGAAAATATGACAACCTTGGGGTTTCCCCTTACGCACGATAGGGGAGGGCATCGCGAGATTGAATCCCTCACACTGCCCCATATCGAGTATGATTTACGAAAATGTGAAGATCCAGAAACGTGGCCCGTAGAGAAACGTGACTCCTTTGCGGGCATTGTTTGCAGTGAGGTGCTTGAACACCTTCCAATTGCTCCTGAATATTTCCTGTTGTTTCTGGCGACACTCTTGAAACCGGGAGGACTCCTTCTTCTTACAACACCCAATCGGGCTGATATTCGAAGCAGAATACGATTGCTCATGGGGCGAAATCCTGAAGGCGTAATTCGCTTGTATTCAGATAACCCGGGGCATTTTCGTGAGTATACACGAAAGGAACTCATCCATATGGGAAATCGGGCGCTTTTGCACCCCCGAAGAGTTGTGTCGTGTAATTTTACTCCCTTGCGCGGTGATATCTTTGCTCCTGTGCGGATATTTCCTCCATTTAAGGATTCCCTTATTGCTCTCTATGAAAAGAAAGATGTCCGTAGATAG
- a CDS encoding class II aldolase/adducin family protein: MRDEGYCKYQCELTEEEILLPTDPTPFFQVRRALWKYGYIGQYDDGIGFGNLSFRSAPASFFISATATGGKDRLSEDDIVEVMECDPYRNRVRARGKASPSSEAMTHWAIYEKCPACFAVIHVHSADLFSYLRKKSYPATGAAVSYGTPAMAENISAVVDQSREGGVFYTPGHSEGVFAYGRDLLSTFQKLKHLRMECCNE; this comes from the coding sequence GTGCGGGATGAAGGATATTGTAAGTATCAGTGTGAGCTTACGGAGGAAGAGATCCTTCTTCCCACTGATCCTACCCCCTTTTTTCAAGTTCGCCGTGCTCTCTGGAAGTATGGGTATATTGGTCAGTACGATGATGGTATTGGTTTTGGAAATCTGAGTTTTCGCTCTGCCCCTGCTTCTTTTTTTATCTCAGCCACGGCAACAGGTGGGAAAGATCGTCTCTCTGAGGATGATATTGTTGAAGTTATGGAGTGTGATCCCTACCGAAACAGGGTAAGGGCCCGCGGCAAAGCAAGCCCATCTTCTGAAGCGATGACTCATTGGGCTATCTATGAAAAATGTCCTGCATGTTTTGCTGTGATTCACGTACATAGTGCGGATCTATTTTCATATCTTAGAAAAAAATCCTATCCTGCTACGGGAGCTGCGGTTTCCTATGGAACCCCCGCCATGGCAGAAAATATTTCTGCCGTTGTAGACCAATCCCGTGAGGGAGGTGTGTTTTATACCCCCGGTCATTCTGAGGGGGTGTTTGCTTATGGGAGAGATCTTCTCTCTACGTTTCAGAAATTAAAACATCTTCGTATGGAGTGCTGTAATGAGTAA